In Plodia interpunctella isolate USDA-ARS_2022_Savannah chromosome 9, ilPloInte3.2, whole genome shotgun sequence, a single genomic region encodes these proteins:
- the LOC128672520 gene encoding larval/pupal cuticle protein H1C-like, with the protein MKTIVAFTALLACAAAAPGLLVTHETPVVATVHAAPVVHSVPVLAAKTTITKSSQVVNHGTPLVHAPVVHAVHAAPVVHTVHAAPVVHAVHAAPVVLKTAPVAVAHTSSVVHHAPVVKALPVIAVHH; encoded by the exons ATGAAGACCATT GTTGCATTCACCGCCCTCCTGGCATGCGCCGCGGCCGCCCCCGGCCTTCTGGTCACCCACGAGACTCCAGTCGTGGCTACTGTCCACGCCGCTCCAGTGGTCCACTCCGTACCAGTCTTAGCCGCTAAGACCACTATCACCAAGAGCAGCCAAGTGGTCAACCACGGCACTCCTCTCGTCCATGCTCCTGTTGTTCATGCCGTGCACGCCGCGCCTGTTGTTCATACCGTACATGCCGCGCCTGTTGTTCATGCTGTACACGCCGCCCCAGTGGTCCTCAAAACTGCTCCAGTGGCTGTAGCTCACACCAGCTCAGTCGTCCATCATGCCCCAGTCGTC